The proteins below come from a single Mesobacillus jeotgali genomic window:
- the glpX gene encoding class II fructose-bisphosphatase produces MERSLTMELVRVTEAAALASARWMGRGKKDEADDAATSAMRDVFDTIPMKGTVVIGEGEMDEAPMLYIGEKLGTGYGPRLDVAVDPLEGTNIVASGGWNALAVLAVADNGNLLHAPDMYMDKLAVGPEAVGMVDINASVLDNLKAVAKAKNKDIEDVVATVLNRPRHEHIIAQLREAGARIKLINDGDVAGAINTAFDTTGVDILFGSGGAPEGVIAAVALKSLGGEIQGRLLPQNDAELERCKKMGIDVNKVLLMEDFVRGDDAIFAATGVTDGELLKGVQFKGSYGSTHSVVMRAKSGTVRFIEGQHSLKKKPHLVMK; encoded by the coding sequence ATGGAACGTAGCTTGACGATGGAGCTTGTCCGCGTGACAGAAGCGGCGGCGCTTGCTTCAGCCCGCTGGATGGGACGCGGAAAAAAAGACGAAGCTGACGATGCTGCAACTTCGGCAATGAGAGATGTGTTCGACACCATCCCGATGAAAGGCACAGTCGTAATCGGTGAAGGAGAAATGGACGAAGCACCGATGCTGTATATCGGTGAAAAGCTTGGGACAGGCTATGGTCCGCGTTTGGATGTTGCCGTCGACCCTTTGGAAGGAACGAACATTGTAGCATCAGGCGGCTGGAACGCCCTTGCAGTCCTGGCGGTAGCGGATAACGGCAACCTGCTTCACGCTCCGGACATGTACATGGATAAACTAGCCGTTGGTCCTGAAGCAGTCGGAATGGTCGATATCAATGCTTCTGTTCTTGATAATCTGAAGGCTGTGGCTAAAGCGAAGAACAAGGATATTGAAGATGTTGTGGCGACAGTATTGAACCGTCCGCGCCATGAACATATCATTGCCCAGCTTCGTGAGGCAGGAGCAAGGATCAAATTGATCAATGACGGAGATGTAGCTGGCGCAATCAACACGGCGTTCGATACTACCGGAGTGGATATCCTGTTCGGTTCAGGCGGAGCACCAGAGGGTGTCATCGCTGCAGTAGCTCTTAAAAGCCTCGGTGGAGAAATTCAGGGTCGGTTGCTTCCGCAAAATGATGCTGAGCTCGAGCGATGCAAAAAAATGGGCATCGATGTCAATAAAGTCCTCCTTATGGAAGATTTCGTCCGTGGCGACGATGCCATTTTCGCAGCAACAGGTGTAACAGATGGCGAGCTGCTTAAAGGAGTCCAATTCAAAGGCTCTTATGGCTCAACCCACTCAGTCGTCATGCGAGCAAAATCAGGCACAGTCCGCTTCATCGAAGGACAGCACAGCCTGAAGAAAAAGCCGCACCTAGTAATGAAATAA